The Andrena cerasifolii isolate SP2316 chromosome 15, iyAndCera1_principal, whole genome shotgun sequence genome includes a window with the following:
- the LOC143376960 gene encoding uncharacterized protein LOC143376960, whose amino-acid sequence MWHTRNRDVCFRGRWCLNSMRSLVVLAALATSAIAESYMDKEYYQYRGPPAPLTSDGMVMDTPEVAHARAAHLAMHSQAMARLRKAQNDYDMYDHNDMMYMPQMMEEPMTQKRQRQRTFAPLDRDGRIMDTPEVAEAKSAHLAAHARAASKASEFYEFDVFDGRKNLVYLTPVRVTYKHTPSMGYRGTFAPLGPDGRVVDTPEVMRAREAHMKAHARAVAMSTHNDLYY is encoded by the exons atgTGGCACACTCGCAATCGAGACGTCTGTTTTCGCGGCCGGTGGTGTCTCAACAGCATGAGATCACTC GTAGTCCTGGCTGCGTTGGCCACGTCAGCCATCGCTGAGAGTTACATGGACAAAGAGTATTACCAGTATCGGGGACCCCCGGCTCCGCTCACGAGCGATGGAATGGTCATGGACACTCCGGAAGTGGCCCACGCGAGGGCTGCCCACCTGGCGATGCACTCGCAAGCCATGGCCAGGTTGAGGAAGGCCCAAAACGATTACGACATGTACGATCACAACGATATGATGTACATGCCCCAAATGATGGAGGAACCCATGACGCAGAAGCGTCAGCGTCAACGGACGTTCGCCCCTTTGGACCGTGATGGACGTATCATGGACACGCCCGAG GTGGCTGAAGCAAAAAGTGCCCATCTAGCGGCCCACGCTCGCGCCGCATCGAAAGCAtccgaattttacgaattcgaCGTGTTCGATGGGCGCAAAAACTTGGTTTACCTGACCCCTGTCCGCGTCACTTACAAACACACGCCATCGATGGGTTATCGAGGCACGTTCGCGCCACTGGGCCCCGACGGCCGCGTCGTCGATACGCCGGAAGTGATGAGGGCGCGCGAAGCGCACATGAAGGCCCACGCACGCGCTGTCGCAATGTCCACGCACAACGATCTTTATTATTAG
- the LOC143377061 gene encoding uncharacterized protein LOC143377061 → MRSLLLLSCLVLCASAAPGYAPYPAYGAGYHGPPAPLAHDGRVIDTPEVAHAKAAHLAAHAAEASKAASLGYSGDYVDGKYDDYGASYVGAAQNAYHGPPAPLAHDGRVIDTPEVAHAKAAHLAAHAEQISKIAHLSYAEPYPQPHWIDEISLDRRTPRFDKMMHYLVLLSVMLNVAFCAPQWYGGGHAGGYGGHAAPAPLGPDGRVVDTPEVAQLKAAHLAALADANARAPKGLGPAGAYPGPAGSYAPAGYGAHYSGPPAPLGPDGRVVDTAEVQQAKAVHFSLYNAEAQRAPAGPAGPAAPAPHNPSWNPAGGYNPSWGQPNNWNQY, encoded by the exons ATGAGGTCCCTA CTCCTTCTCTCGTGCCTCGTTCTTTGCGCGTCAGCCGCTCCCGGCTACGCGCCCTACCCAGCTTATGGCGCGGGTTACCACGGGCCCCCAGCGCCACTGGCCCACGACGGGAGGGTGATCGACACGCCGGAAGTGGCGCACGCGAAGGCAGCGCACCTAGCGGCCCACGCCGCGGAGGCCTCCAAGGCTGCCTCCCTCGGCTACTCTGGCGACTACGTCGACGGTAAATACGACGATTACGGCGCCTCCTACGTCGGAGCCGCGCAGAATGCCTACCACGGACCCCCAGCGCCGCTGGCCCACGACGGCAGGGTGATCGACACGCCGGAGGTGGCGCACGCGAAGGCAGCGCACCTGGCGGCCCACGCCGAACAAATTTCGAAGATCGCCCACCTCTCGTACGCTGAGCCTTATCCTCAGCCTCACTG GATTGATGAGATT TCGCTGGATCGACGTACCCCGAGGTTCGACAAGATGATGCACTACCTA GTTCTCCTTTCCGTAATGCTGAACGTAGCTTTCTGCGCGCCACAATGGTACGGAGGAGGACATGCTGGAGGCTACGGTGGCCATGCAGCGCCCGCGCCACTAGGGCCTGATGGTAGAGTCGTAGACACGCCAGAAGTAGCGCAATTGAAGGCAGCCCATTTGGCTGCTCTAGCTGACGCCAATGCGAGGGCACCCAAAGGTCTGGGCCCGGCTGGTGCTTATCCCGGGCCTGCTGGGTCCTACGCACCTGCGGGCTACGGAGCACATTACAG TGGACCACCAGCTCCCCTGGGCCCAGACGGCCGAGTAGTGGACACAGCGGAAGTGCAGCAAGCCAAAGCCGTCCATTTCTCCCTCTACAACGCCGAGGCGCAACGGGCCCCGGCTGGGCCCGCCGGGCCAGCTGCACCAGCGCCCCACAATCCCTCATGGAACCCCGCAGGCGGCTACAATCCGTCCTGGGGTCAACCAAACAATTGGAATCAGTATTAG
- the LOC143376961 gene encoding uncharacterized protein LOC143376961, which yields MRSLIIVAVLCGLATAKPKYLAPVVSYGYLGVPLAYDGRVLDTPEVARAKAAHLATQAYEAARNTLGYAHVPVLTRVYAPAITYGAGAPIGPDGRVVDTPEVAEAKAAHFAAHALEPAKKLGLYPYGALAYSSSPYAYGYSYGAPLGPNGNVIDTSEVAEAKAAHLAAHAAEAAKIAGKH from the exons ATGAGATCTCTG ATCATCGTCGCTGTTCTCTGCGGTTTGGCGACCGCGAAGCCGAAGTACCTGGCGCCAGTGGTGTCTTATGGCTACCTTGGCGTACCCCTTGCTTACGACGGCAGAGTTTTGGACACACCGGAAGTGGCACGGGCGAAGGCAGCGCACCTAGCGACGCAGGCCTACGAAGCAGCCAGAAACACGTTGGGATATGCACACGTGCCCGTTCTGACCCGTGTTTATGCACCTGCAATTACCTACGGCGCCGGCGCACCCATCGGTCCTGATGGCCGCGTCGTCGATACGCCTGAGGTTGCGGAAGCGAAGGCTGCGCATTTTGCTGCTCACGCCCTG GAGCCAGCAAAGAAACTGGGATTATATCCATATGGTGCTCTAGCGTATAGTTCTTCGCCCTACGCTTATGGATACAGCTATGGCGCCCCCCTTGGTCCAAATGGCAACGTGATAGACACCTCAGAAGTCGCAGAAGCTAAAGCTGCGCACTTAGCCGCACACGCCGCAGAGGCTGCCAAAATTGCTGGAAAACACTAA
- the LOC143376954 gene encoding MYG1 exonuclease — MLKSISATLVHNFSNLLTSTAFLTYTRAHHRRFLTMAGNVKIGTHNGRFHCDEALACFLLKILPRYKDATVVRSRDKTVLNTCDIVVDVGGEYDPSKHRYDHHMRTFNESLSTVIKKPGYDCQIKLSSAGLIYCHFGHEIIKQLLPEISDSDAESVFKQIYDSFIKEIDGIDNGVSMYKEEPLYRIVTDLSSRVDFLNPTWNSKDVDEDEQFHKAVELTGQEFMQHLHYKANVWLPAKSIVQESIEKRFEVDPSGEIIVLTQPAPCFEHLYPIEKALNIQPSLKYVIFGDDGYRVRCVPINRSSFVCRLFLPQAWAGLRDADLVRSSGIEGAEFVHVERFIGGHKTREGAIEMARKSLELARAT; from the exons ATGCTGAAAAGTATTTCAGCAACGCTTGTACACAATTTCTCGAACCTACTAACTTCCACCGCATTCCTAACCTACACGCGCGCTCACCACAGACGTTTCCTGACCATGGCGGGGAACGTGAAAATCGGTACGCACAACGGTCGCTTTCACTGTGACGAGGCTCTCGCTTGTTTTCTGCTGAAGATATTGCCACGATACAAGGATGCTACTGTCGTTAG GTCACGTGACAAAACTGTTTTGAACACCTGCGATATTGTAGTTGATGTTGGTGGGGAATACGATCCCTCAAAGCATCGTTACGACCATCACATGAG AACCTTTAATGAGTCGTTGAGTACAGTTATAAAGAAACCAGGTTACGATTGCCAAATAAAGCTAAGTAGCGCTGGGTTGATTTACTGCCACTTTGGTCatgaaattattaaacaattactaCCTGAAATAAGTGACAGTGATGCAGAGAGTGTCTTTAAACAAATCTACGATTCATTTATCAAAGAAATTGATGGTATAGATAATGGTGTCTCCATGTATAAGGAAGAACCTTT GTACCGTATTGTAACTGATTTATCCTCTCGTGTAGACTTTTTGAATCCTACCTGGAACAGTAAAGATGTAGATGAAGATGAACAGTTTCACAAAGCTGTTGAATTAACGGGTCAAGAATTTATGCAGCATTTACATTACAAAGCAAATGTTTGGTTACCAGCTAAGTCTATCGTACAGGAGTCTATTGAAAAACGCTTTGAG GTCGACCCAAGTGGTGAGATTATAGTCTTGACACAACCTGCGCCATGCTTTGAGCATCTTTATCCAATAGAAAAAGCGTTGAATATACAACCTTCACTGAAGTACGTGATTTTTGGGGACGACGGCTATAGGGTCCGATGTGTTCCTATAAATAGAAGCAGCTTTGTGTGCAG GTTATTTTTACCACAAGCTTGGGCAGGCCTGCGAGACGCGGACTTGGTACGCAGTTCtggaatcgaaggcgcagaattCGTCCATGTAGAGCGATTTATAGGTGGACACAAGACCAGAGAAGGCGCTATAGAGATGGCGCGGAAATCGCTCGAACTCGCAAGAGCTACATAA